The Oryza brachyantha chromosome 7, ObraRS2, whole genome shotgun sequence genomic interval ACTCTCTTAAAGTTAAAACAAAATTCCTAAATTGACTCTaatcaatagataaaattacacCGCTATGtgttggtcttcacgattcccttgTTGAATTCGGACTCTTCCAGATAAGATTTCGATCAGCTAATTACGTCTTTGCTTAACGGAATTCACTAagaaatttttacaaaattttggtgttaacacatacacgtaaacatatatatacatatatatatatatatatatatatatatatatatatatatatatatatatatatatatatatatatatatatgcacacagAAATGGAATCATTAGCCatcttaattttaaacaaCATGCATGCGTATATTTCtttgcatataaaaataacaattacTAGTCAACAGTTGCTATCGTTGCTATCGGCTCTCGCAAGCTTGCTGGCACGACTTTCACATCGAGCCGcatccatgcatatatataacggCATGACGACAGGTTCGCCATTCTTTACTCCTCTCCCTTTTatgttaattataaattataaagtgttttagttttgtctaTGTTTAACTTTgctaacttttaaaaaattgtagaaaaaatacaaCAACACCTAcagtataaaattaattagtttcattagAATTCAACATGAAATGTTTGATAACGTGTTGCATTGTAGAGTGCTAATTACTCTCgttattaactttttaatatttaatgttattgatcttttaatatatattatagggtatatatatatatatgaccgctcattttatttaaagattttgtgtaaacacacaaaaatataaatcaaactTGAAGTATATATAGCGATAAACAATtcgtaataaaataaataataattacgtaTTTTCTGAATGAGACAAATGGACAGACCTGTAACACCTATTTACAAAAGTCTAACGtcaccataaaaaaatattttgactaaACTGTACTATTTAACGACACGgagatgcttatatttttttgaccgAGCACGCTCTGCCGAGTAGAATTATAGAATTTTAAGTAGCTATAAGCAAAACTACAAACATCGTGAATGGagtgttttataattatagcTTAGTATGGGCCCGACGTGCATATGGCAGCGGCGGGAGTCGACGTCAACTGCACTGCATAAAAGGATAGGGCTGGCATGCATGGCTTCCCGGTTCAATCATGCGGTTCTACCTCTACCTCATGGCGCTTCTCGTGTTCCTCGTCTCCATAGTTTCACCTTGCctcgtcgccttcgccgccgtcgtcgtcgtggtggCTGGCAGTACCGCCTTGCAATGGCGGCACGACGTGTACAGTGGTAGCAAGCGGCTTCCACCTGGGCCTCGACTGCGGCTGCCGCTCCTCGGCAACCTCGTCCTCCACGCCCCGACCATGGCGTCCCTCGCGCCGGCGCTCCGCCGGCTCCGACGCTCGCACGGACCGGTCGTCACTCTCTGGGCCGGTCACCGGCCGGCCGTGTTCGTCACCGGCCGAGATCTCGCGCACACCACTCTGgtccgcgcggcggccgccctcGCGcaccgcccgccgtcgcctttCAACTCCTCCCGCGCCCTGAGCTTCAACCGCTACGGCGTCAACACCGCCGAGTACGGCGCTCGctggcgccgcctccgcagcAACCTCGGCGCGTGCGTTCCGGACACTCGGTCCGCCAGGGCGCTGCGCTGGTCGGCGGACAGGCTTGTGGCGACGCTGGAGTtcgaggcgacgacggccacgGCTGCAGGAGCAGCCGCCGGTGTCGTCGCGCCGACGGATGCGTTCCGCCACGCGGTGTTCTCCTTCTTCGCCGTGCTCTGCTTCGGCGAGGAGGTTAGTGACCTCGTGCTGTGTGATCTCCGACGTGCGCACGCCGACATACTCGCCCTCACCGTCGAGCTCGGGGCCTTCCACCTCGTGCCGACGGTGATGATGCTCCCATACTTGCACCGGTGGTGGAAGCTCAGGGGCCTCCAGAGGACGCATCACGACATCGTCGCCACCCTCATCTCCGCTCGCCGGTCGCGGCGGGAGAAAGCCGACCGAGACGCGGAGGATTCGCGCTCCATGTGCTACGTCGACACGCTCCTGGAGCTCgagctcggcgacgacgagatggTGAGCCTGTGTGTTAGTATCTCtattgttactctcattggtgagaggatgacactcaaacttggggcaattttctgtttacttatcaccaaatgtcatgAACTTCCCGGGGagggttggatacatatttatagctgcctactagtctaaaagatgc includes:
- the LOC102705930 gene encoding cytochrome P450 89A9-like, encoding MALLVFLVSIVSPCLVAFAAVVVVVAGSTALQWRHDVYSGSKRLPPGPRLRLPLLGNLVLHAPTMASLAPALRRLRRSHGPVVTLWAGHRPAVFVTGRDLAHTTLVRAAAALAHRPPSPFNSSRALSFNRYGVNTAEYGARWRRLRSNLGACVPDTRSARALRWSADRLVATLEFEATTATAAGAAAGVVAPTDAFRHAVFSFFAVLCFGEEVSDLVLCDLRRAHADILALTVELGAFHLVPTVMMLPYLHRWWKLRGLQRTHHDIVATLISARRSRREKADRDAEDSRSMCYVDTLLELELGDDEMVSLLIPSLCWEFMNAAAKTTSTALEWTMARLVRHHDIQRKLRLDIVKTNGGATPSPYLKAVVQESLRRHPPAHYLLAHTVDRDVPLDDGGHVIPKGAIVNYAVAEIGLDATAWTDPDEFLPERFLEGGEGAMVDAVSCGAVATEIRMMPFGAGRRACPGANVAVSALHFFVGRLVERFEWWPAVGEGKKVAVDLSEKAGLVTVMKTPLRAILVPTTSA